In the Bactrocera dorsalis isolate Fly_Bdor unplaced genomic scaffold, ASM2337382v1 BdCtg014, whole genome shotgun sequence genome, one interval contains:
- the LOC125779954 gene encoding uncharacterized protein LOC125779954, producing the protein MENEQTQMAAVNLVEELARREQQLEQMRQAYLELRNRTEENNSSRHTSTLIKTVNDLPIFTGTGEISINSFFSSIEYLLSTTNDAELQKEVTRTIYYRTIQGEAKSTIINIPQPDNWQLIKETLKLRYRPEVEPHHLYKKIGNLKIWIMWTVIALMTQHCNGTINVTEIKEQNGFIDLQIRDQAIPKDSDIVLHIIDIQQLENIVNAMTDNNSK; encoded by the exons ATGGAGAACGAGCAGACTCAGATGGCGGCAGTCAACTTGGTAGAGGAGCTTGCTCGCAGAGAGCAACAATTAGAGCAAATGCGGCAAGCTTACCTTGAGTTGAGAAACCGGACAGAAGAAAACAACAGTAGCAGACATACGAGTACACTCATAAAAACAGTAAATGACCTGCCGATATTTACGGGGACAGGCGAGATTTCCATAAATTCCTTCTTCAGCAGCATTGAATACCTGCTATCAACAACAAATGATGCAGAGCTACAAAAGGAAGTGACGCGAACCATATATTACAGGACCATCCAGGGAGAGGCGAAAAGCACCATCATCAATATACCTCAACCAGACAACTGGCAGTTAATAAAAGAAACgttaaaattgagatatcgaccCGAAGTGGAGCCACATCATCTATATAAAAAGATTGGGAATCTTAAG ATTTGGATAATGTGGACAGTGATAGCTTTAATGACACAACATTGTAACGGGACAATAAATGTAACAGAAATAAAGGAACAAAACGGATTTATAGATTTACAGATTAGAGATCaagcaataccaaaagataGCGATATAGTACTACATATTATTGACATTcaacaattagaaaatattgtaaatgctaTGACAGATAAt AACtcgaaataa